The stretch of DNA CGCTGCCCCCTGCCAAGAAGGTGGCCGTGCTGGCGTGCATGGACGCGCGACTGGACGTCTACCGCGCGCTCGGGCTCGCCGAAGGCGAAGCGCACGTCATCCGCAACGCGGGCGGCGTGGTCACCGCCGACGAGATCCGCTCGCTGGCGATCAGCCAGCGGCTGCTCGGCACCGAGGAGATCATCCTGATCCACCACACCGACTGCGGGATGCTGACCTTCACCGACGACGAGTTCACCGCCGCGATCCAGCAGGACGTGGGCGTCGAACCGGACTGGTCACCGGAGTCGTTCGGCGACCTCGAAACCGATCTGCGGCAATCCGTGCAGCGCATCCTGACCAGCCCGTTCATTCCGAAGAAGGATTCCGTGCGGGGCTTCGTGTTCGACGTTGCAGACGGGCGGCTGGGCGAGGTGAGCTGAGACCGCCCGGAGCCGGCCGGGCAGCGCGGTGCGAGGGGAAGGGGCGCTGTCCGGCCGGCGCGGACCCGACACCGGTCGGGGGTGTCGGCATCGGGCCGGCCCGGGCGGGGGTTTCGTGGGAGTTCCGCGAGGGCCGCGATCACCAGGGTGATCTCGCGCTGGACGGTTTTCCAGAGTCCCAACCCGACCGATGGACACCCCTTGCACGGGGCTCGGCGAACCGCTCCGCGATCATGCGGACGAGCCAGGCGAGCGCCTTCGCTTCCGGCGAAACACGCAGGTCAGAAACGCAATGGCGAAATGCCGGGCGGACCCGCCGGAGCAACCGCCGACGCTTCGTGATCAGCTCGTGATCCGTTGCCCGGAGCGGACCGGATCATCCGTAGTGATGAAGCCGCGGCCACCCGGCCGTTGCTCGCGCCGCGCTCGGCCGATCCCGGGTCGCAGCGCGCCTGGTCCGCGCGCTCGGGAACCCTCGTCGCCCGGTGGGCGCTCAGCCCTCCGCGGCCAACTGCCCGCAGGCCGCGGAGATCTCCTGCCCGCGGGTGTCGCGGACGGTGCACGGCACTCCGGCCGCCCGGACGCGGCGGACGAACTCGCGCTCCACCGGTTTCGGGCTCGCGTCCCACTTGCTGCCCGGAGTCGGGTTCAGCGGGATCAGGTTGACGTGCGCGAACTGCCCGAGGTGCCGGTGCAGCAGCTTGCCGAGCAGGTCCGCGCGCCAGCCCTGGTCGTTCATGTCCCGGATCAGCGCGTACTCGATCGAGACCCGGCGCCCGGTGTTGTCGGCGTAGCCGCGCGCGGCCTCCAGCACCTCGGCCACCGGCCAGCGGTTGTTCACCGGCACCAGCGTGTCGCGCAGCTCGTCGTCCGGAGTGTGCAGCGAGACCGCGAGCGTGACGTGCAGGTTCTCCGCGGTCATCTTCCGGATCGCCGGGGCGAGGCCCACCGTGGAGACGGTGACCGAACGCTGCGACAGCCCCAGCCCATCCGGCGCGTCGTCGCAGATCCGGTGCACCGCGTCGAGCACGCGCTTGTAGTTCGCCAGCGGCTCGCCCATGCCCATGAACACCACGTTCGACAACCGGCCCGGGCCGCCCGGAACCTCGCCGTCGCGCAGCATCGCCGCGGCGGTGCGGACCTGGTCGACGATCTCGGCGGTGGACAGGTTGCGCTGCAGACCGCCCTGCCCGGTGGCGCA from Saccharopolyspora sp. SCSIO 74807 encodes:
- a CDS encoding carbonic anhydrase: MSVTDELLKNNESYAAGFSGPLPLPPAKKVAVLACMDARLDVYRALGLAEGEAHVIRNAGGVVTADEIRSLAISQRLLGTEEIILIHHTDCGMLTFTDDEFTAAIQQDVGVEPDWSPESFGDLETDLRQSVQRILTSPFIPKKDSVRGFVFDVADGRLGEVS
- the rlmN gene encoding 23S rRNA (adenine(2503)-C(2))-methyltransferase RlmN, coding for MSTSLPLVFDAPKRGMPPRHLADMSAEERRTAVGEAGEKPFRARQLANHYFGRLNADVESMTDIPAASRAKLGADLLPTLLSQVRTVDTDEGTTRKTLWRAHDGTLIESVLMRYPERATVCISSQAGCGMACPFCATGQGGLQRNLSTAEIVDQVRTAAAMLRDGEVPGGPGRLSNVVFMGMGEPLANYKRVLDAVHRICDDAPDGLGLSQRSVTVSTVGLAPAIRKMTAENLHVTLAVSLHTPDDELRDTLVPVNNRWPVAEVLEAARGYADNTGRRVSIEYALIRDMNDQGWRADLLGKLLHRHLGQFAHVNLIPLNPTPGSKWDASPKPVEREFVRRVRAAGVPCTVRDTRGQEISAACGQLAAEG